Proteins encoded by one window of Dromaius novaehollandiae isolate bDroNov1 unplaced genomic scaffold, bDroNov1.hap1 HAP1_SCAFFOLD_30, whole genome shotgun sequence:
- the LOC135325811 gene encoding olfactory receptor 11A1-like, with protein sequence MEKGEWDNCTLPVEIRLLGMGNIPTLQTPLFLLSLTIYLVTVVGNILIVVVVMADQRLHTPMYFFLGNLSSLEICYSSTILPRLLASFLTGDRTISAHGCIAQFYFFGSLAVTECFLLAMMSYDRYLAICQPLLYASLMAWKLCLQMAAGSWLMGFLICTVVTSFLLQLEFCSPKAIDHFFCDLTTLLDLACSDTRVVTIVSFFLCVLDVVFPFLFTLASYVCIIAAILRIPSSVGRQKAFSTCSSHLTVVTLFYGTLIIVYLMPRTAPLRQLNKVFSFFYTVLTPLVNPLIYSLRNREVREALRKALRKALACTQSSQQLCTLL encoded by the coding sequence ATGGAGAAAGGGGAATGGGACAACTGCACATTGCCAGTGGAGATTCGCCTGCTGGGAATGGGGAATATCCCCACTCTCCAGACACCGCTCTTCCTCCTCTCACTCACCATCTACTTGGTGACTGTGGTTGGGAACATCCTCATTGTTGTGGTGGTCATGGCAGACCAGCGTCTGCatacccccatgtacttcttcctgggCAATCTGTCCTCCTTGGAGATCTGCTACAGCTCCACCATCCTGCCCCGACTGCTGGCCAGCTTCCTGACCGGGGACAGGACCATCTCTGCTCATGGCTGTATTGCTCAGTTCTATTTCTTTGGCAGTTTAGCAGTCACTGAGTGTTTCCTGCTGGCCATGATGTCCTACGATCGGTACCTGGCCATATGCCAGCCCCTGCTCTATGCAAGCCTCATGGCCTGGAAGCTCTGTCTCCAGATGGCAGCTGGGTCTTGGCTGATGGGATTCCTTATCTGCACAGTAGTCACTTCTTTCCTATTGCAGTTGGAGTTCTGCAGCCCCAAGGCTATTGACCACTTCTTCTGTGATCTGACCACTTTGCTGGACCTTGCctgcagtgacacccgggtggttACAATAGtaagtttttttctgtgtgtcctGGATGTAGTCTTCCCCTTCCTGTTCACACTGGCATCCTACGTGTGCATCATAGCTGCCATCCTGAGGATCCCATCGAGTGTGGGCAGGCAGAAGgccttctccacctgctcctctcacctcactgTTGTCACTCTTTTCTATGGCACCCTCATCATTGTCTACCTGATGCCCAGAACGGCCCCTCTGAGGCAGCTCAACAAAGTGTTCTCCTTTTTCTATACAGTCCTCACACCCCTGGTcaatcccctcatctacagcctgcgGAACAGGGAGGTCAGGGAGGCCCTCAGAAAAGCACTCAGGAAAGCTCTGGCttgcacccagagctcacagcagtTGTGTACTCTTCTCTAA